From a region of the Sporosarcina ureilytica genome:
- a CDS encoding YfcC family protein, with product MSKKPLENNDSTTEIVESKGINAFVLVFIVVAVAAILTYIMPAGQYERQEVDGRSVVDPATFTFIESTPASFMDLFNSIHLGMLEGSGIIFFVFIVGGAFGILKTTGALEAFVKVIALKFSDRATILIPILMLFFAAGGTLMGMAEETLVYIGILVPLALALRFDVFTGFAIVSLGASVGFSAAVMNPFTVGVAQGVAELPLFSGMGLRLALLATLYVAAVWYVTRHAKKVRANPSLGFYGRYDRETIVSVIDEDFKISTRHKLVLYTFLLNFIVLIYGVIKLDWYITEIAGLFLLFGILIGFIGKISSSNIADSFIDGAKEILPGALIIGVAQAILVIFKNGSLMDTILYYASNMIDSLPPVLSAIGIFIFQLFFNFLIPSGSGQAALTMPIMAPLGDLIGVTRQTTVLAFQLGDGMSNIIFPTVGFFMAGLAMAGIPWTRWVKWVFPFFLIQIGIAVVFLIIAQLTQYGPF from the coding sequence ATGAGCAAAAAACCATTAGAAAATAATGACTCCACGACAGAAATTGTTGAATCTAAAGGGATTAATGCATTTGTTTTAGTGTTTATTGTTGTTGCTGTAGCCGCTATATTAACTTATATTATGCCAGCAGGACAATATGAAAGACAAGAAGTGGATGGGAGAAGTGTTGTTGATCCAGCAACTTTCACTTTTATTGAGTCTACACCGGCTAGCTTTATGGATTTGTTCAATAGTATCCATCTAGGAATGCTTGAAGGGTCTGGAATTATTTTCTTCGTCTTTATTGTAGGTGGAGCATTTGGAATCCTGAAAACGACAGGTGCTTTGGAAGCATTTGTGAAAGTGATAGCTCTAAAATTTTCTGATAGAGCGACAATTCTAATCCCAATATTAATGCTGTTTTTCGCAGCGGGTGGTACTTTGATGGGAATGGCTGAAGAGACGTTAGTCTATATTGGGATATTGGTTCCACTTGCACTAGCTTTAAGGTTTGATGTATTTACTGGTTTTGCAATTGTTTCGTTAGGTGCATCAGTCGGTTTTTCGGCGGCTGTTATGAATCCTTTTACAGTTGGTGTTGCCCAAGGCGTAGCTGAATTACCATTGTTCTCAGGAATGGGTTTACGGTTGGCCCTTTTAGCAACGTTATACGTGGCTGCAGTCTGGTACGTAACAAGACATGCTAAAAAGGTAAGAGCCAATCCTAGTCTAGGTTTTTATGGCAGGTATGACAGGGAGACGATTGTCTCCGTGATAGATGAAGATTTTAAGATTTCGACAAGGCATAAGCTTGTATTATATACATTCCTCTTAAACTTCATTGTTTTAATATATGGGGTTATCAAGCTTGATTGGTATATAACTGAAATTGCAGGGCTGTTTTTACTCTTTGGAATATTAATTGGTTTTATCGGAAAAATTTCTTCTAGTAATATCGCAGATAGTTTTATTGACGGTGCAAAAGAAATATTACCAGGGGCATTAATTATTGGGGTTGCTCAAGCAATATTGGTTATTTTTAAAAATGGTTCGTTAATGGATACAATCTTATATTATGCCTCTAATATGATAGATTCATTGCCGCCGGTATTAAGTGCAATTGGAATATTTATATTTCAACTGTTCTTTAACTTCTTAATTCCTTCTGGAAGTGGTCAAGCAGCATTAACGATGCCGATTATGGCTCCACTTGGAGACCTGATAGGCGTTACGAGACAAACAACAGTCTTAGCGTTCCAACTTGGTGATGGAATGTCCAATATAATATTTCCAACCGTAGGATTTTTCATGGCAGGTTTAGCTATGGCAGGTATACCTTGGACTAGATGGGTTAAATGGGTATTTCCATTTTTCTTAATACAGATCGGGATTGCCGTCGTATTCTTAATTATTGCTCAACTGACTCAATATGGACCATTTTAA
- a CDS encoding DUF4083 family protein yields the protein MSVTQRERAENNVKVEQKLDRIIELLEQDKTNK from the coding sequence ATGTCGGTTACTCAAAGGGAAAGAGCCGAAAACAATGTAAAAGTGGAGCAAAAACTAGATAGAATAATTGAACTGTTAGAGCAAGATAAAACGAATAAATAA
- a CDS encoding AAA family ATPase produces the protein MKFVLIFGPQAVGKMTVGQELAKVTDLKLFHNHMTIELLEPLFGFSPETWKLSSLFRTEIFKAVAESNLKGLIFTYVWAFDQQEDWDFVDKTSEIFESQGATIYFVELEADIKERLNRNKSPHRLKHKPTKRNIEWSEYELKETMKKHRLNSNKGEIKNKNYIKINNTDLDAREVAEIISEKFNL, from the coding sequence ATGAAATTTGTACTTATATTTGGACCACAAGCAGTTGGTAAAATGACAGTAGGACAGGAACTAGCGAAAGTAACTGACTTGAAACTATTTCACAATCATATGACCATTGAATTACTTGAACCGTTATTCGGTTTTAGCCCAGAAACGTGGAAGTTGTCATCTTTGTTTAGAACAGAAATATTTAAAGCAGTAGCTGAAAGTAATTTGAAAGGTTTAATTTTTACTTATGTATGGGCTTTTGATCAGCAGGAGGATTGGGATTTTGTAGACAAGACAAGTGAAATTTTTGAATCCCAAGGCGCAACTATTTATTTCGTGGAATTAGAAGCTGATATTAAAGAAAGGTTGAATCGAAACAAAAGTCCGCATCGACTTAAACACAAACCTACGAAAAGAAACATTGAATGGTCTGAATATGAACTAAAAGAGACGATGAAAAAACACAGATTAAACTCCAACAAAGGTGAAATAAAAAATAAAAATTACATCAAAATTAATAATACCGATTTGGATGCAAGAGAAGTAGCTGAAATCATTTCAGAAAAATTTAATTTATAA
- a CDS encoding 2-phosphoglycerate kinase, whose translation MIILINAVGSTGKTLMAQRLLEKYYIPYLSIDHLKMGLYRGGKHCGFTPLDDTEAIGDKLWPILKGIIMTNIENGQHIIEGCYILPHYLKDLDVNYSEKIIPIFMGFSTNYNQQNFESKIKKYRNIIEFRKCLEERSIDELIKEHHEFKEQCLQSGVKYFEIENDYDKEILKIYDYIDAERLRISSV comes from the coding sequence ATGATTATTTTAATAAATGCTGTAGGTAGTACAGGTAAAACATTGATGGCACAACGGCTTCTAGAAAAATACTATATCCCATATTTATCTATAGATCATTTAAAAATGGGGTTATATAGGGGGGGCAAGCATTGTGGTTTTACACCATTAGATGATACAGAGGCTATTGGCGATAAACTCTGGCCAATATTAAAGGGAATAATTATGACGAATATTGAGAATGGACAACATATTATTGAAGGATGTTACATACTACCTCACTATTTAAAAGATCTTGACGTCAATTATTCTGAAAAAATTATTCCAATATTCATGGGGTTTTCAACAAATTATAACCAACAGAATTTCGAATCAAAGATAAAGAAATATAGAAACATTATCGAATTCCGTAAATGTCTAGAAGAAAGATCAATTGATGAATTAATTAAAGAGCACCATGAGTTTAAAGAACAATGCTTGCAATCGGGCGTTAAATATTTTGAAATTGAGAACGACTATGATAAAGAGATATTGAAAATCTATGATTATATAGATGCTGAAAGGCTAAGAATCAGTTCAGTATAA
- a CDS encoding DUF917 domain-containing protein has translation MRCVYFGNRGGGDPGIGLLWTLDTLEKGKDVVMIDPFDLPNDVRGASVGCLGAPIVLTEKPPSSNVLKKAFTELSRYLDDELEIVIPFEAGGVNSTVAYAIAGELDIPVVDADGMNRAFPELHQTSWVANGSHASPAVSVDDRGNLTIIDTKEDDIRAERIARHAAMTYGGISWKASYPLTGQEVKDKSIIHSQSIAWEIGKAVMDARKSHADPIEEIIKKLKETRDVDSYRVFNGKIIDIHRNFGGEATTGFSAGKVIMEGVGDYKGQIAEIDFQNEWLRLKVDDETLCLPPDLITILDNETGEPIRTDIMKYGYRGSILLIPAQERMRTQKGLDSFGPSYFGYEEEYESVEEIMTRKERDE, from the coding sequence ATTAGGTGCGTCTATTTTGGCAACAGGGGGGGGGGGGACCCGGGTATTGGTTTACTTTGGACATTAGATACCCTCGAAAAAGGAAAAGATGTCGTAATGATTGATCCGTTTGACTTGCCAAATGATGTGCGTGGTGCCAGCGTGGGTTGTCTCGGAGCGCCAATCGTGTTAACAGAGAAACCACCAAGTTCGAACGTTTTGAAAAAAGCGTTTACAGAACTATCACGTTATTTGGATGACGAACTGGAAATAGTCATCCCATTCGAAGCCGGTGGTGTTAACTCGACGGTTGCTTATGCAATTGCCGGTGAATTAGATATTCCAGTTGTCGATGCAGATGGAATGAACCGTGCATTTCCAGAATTGCATCAAACCTCATGGGTAGCCAATGGTAGTCATGCATCTCCAGCAGTATCCGTTGATGACCGCGGGAACCTGACAATTATTGATACTAAAGAGGATGACATTCGTGCAGAGCGTATTGCACGTCATGCAGCGATGACATACGGTGGAATTTCTTGGAAAGCTTCGTATCCACTGACGGGACAAGAAGTGAAAGATAAATCTATTATCCATTCGCAAAGCATTGCTTGGGAAATCGGTAAAGCAGTGATGGACGCACGTAAAAGTCATGCGGATCCAATTGAAGAAATTATTAAAAAGCTTAAAGAAACTCGTGATGTCGATAGTTATAGAGTTTTCAACGGGAAAATCATCGACATTCACCGTAATTTCGGTGGAGAAGCAACAACAGGGTTCTCTGCTGGAAAAGTGATTATGGAAGGGGTCGGAGATTATAAAGGACAAATAGCTGAAATCGACTTCCAAAACGAGTGGTTACGTCTCAAAGTAGATGACGAAACACTTTGTTTACCCCCAGATTTGATTACAATCTTAGATAATGAAACAGGCGAACCAATTCGAACAGATATTATGAAATACGGATATCGTGGATCAATTCTTCTTATTCCTGCACAAGAAAGAATGCGTACACAAAAAGGTCTGGATAGCTTTGGCCCAAGCTATTTTGGTTATGAAGAAGAATACGAGAGCGTTGAAGAAATCATGACTAGAAAGGAACGAGACGAATGA
- a CDS encoding purine-cytosine permease family protein gives MKSYDVNEEEGKYAQSPIPENKRKHWFTVAAIYFGMTAALSSFASGGALISGLSLAQSIFAIVAAVFLLVFVFYVPIGYIGAREGLNTYVIGESAFGVKGSNIATAFIITIIPCVGWYGVQVAIASEALNEVLGGNEALLPWIMIALGIIFCIPAMYGVISMAWLDYLAIPAIIIITIYGFNKAISITGLEGLWSFEPATQQSIIWGINLIVGSMVVGASFVADYTRWTKNKLSHVSLSGVVGIFPPMLILTVIAAMMGISASSLGDIDEPWNIAAVMKQLGLPLISLALVIIMQWSTNITSSYSAGLALTKVFGWSRFWWTLVAGILGTLLSLFGIMQYFIEFLGILAAFVSPAAGVIISEYFLVSKGTFNKKQGIYWPGILAWLIGGLSALFIPFFIPAINGAVIGALVYYVYHVMIKTNPQEQLE, from the coding sequence ATGAAATCATACGATGTCAACGAAGAAGAAGGTAAATATGCACAAAGCCCAATCCCGGAAAACAAACGTAAACACTGGTTTACAGTAGCTGCAATTTACTTTGGGATGACAGCAGCACTCTCTTCATTTGCTAGTGGAGGTGCACTTATTTCTGGACTTTCATTGGCTCAATCAATATTCGCCATCGTAGCAGCTGTTTTTTTACTCGTCTTTGTTTTTTACGTGCCGATTGGTTACATTGGAGCACGTGAAGGACTCAACACTTACGTGATTGGAGAGTCTGCTTTTGGTGTAAAAGGATCGAATATTGCAACTGCGTTTATTATTACAATTATTCCTTGCGTTGGTTGGTATGGAGTACAAGTAGCTATTGCCTCAGAAGCACTAAATGAAGTGCTTGGGGGTAATGAAGCACTGCTCCCGTGGATTATGATTGCGCTTGGTATTATCTTCTGTATTCCAGCAATGTATGGCGTCATCAGTATGGCATGGCTCGATTACCTGGCAATACCCGCCATTATCATCATTACAATTTATGGTTTTAACAAAGCAATTAGCATCACAGGATTAGAAGGATTATGGAGCTTTGAACCTGCAACACAACAATCAATTATATGGGGCATTAATTTAATTGTCGGGAGTATGGTTGTTGGTGCAAGCTTTGTTGCCGACTATACTCGGTGGACGAAAAACAAACTATCACACGTAAGTTTATCAGGAGTTGTCGGAATATTCCCTCCAATGCTTATTTTAACAGTTATTGCAGCTATGATGGGAATCTCTGCTTCTTCACTTGGAGACATTGATGAGCCTTGGAATATAGCCGCAGTGATGAAGCAACTTGGGTTACCACTCATTTCACTAGCACTCGTCATTATCATGCAATGGTCTACAAATATAACTTCATCTTACAGTGCAGGTCTCGCATTAACAAAAGTTTTTGGATGGAGTCGCTTTTGGTGGACACTCGTCGCGGGTATCCTTGGCACATTACTTTCGCTGTTCGGTATTATGCAATATTTCATCGAATTCCTTGGTATATTAGCAGCATTCGTTTCTCCAGCAGCAGGAGTCATAATCAGTGAATATTTTCTCGTTTCTAAAGGGACCTTCAATAAGAAACAGGGTATTTACTGGCCAGGTATTTTGGCATGGTTAATTGGAGGTCTCAGCGCATTATTCATTCCATTTTTTATCCCTGCAATCAACGGTGCTGTTATCGGAGCCCTTGTCTATTACGTATATCACGTCATGATTAAAACTAATCCCCAAGAACAATTAGAGTAG
- a CDS encoding DUF917 domain-containing protein codes for MSVYDILREWKVTDYTVIKTQDLIDITMGSTILATGGGGDPDIGYLWAQEILNDANDIVLIEPDDVPNDALVAFVGCLGAPVVLTEKPPGGKEVFTSLETISRYLNQQVRAIIPAEAGGVNTIIPLAVAGALGIPVINADGMGRAFPELHMTSFYIGGISPSPVAAASEKGHVSLVHSDNGKISEGIIRSAAMAYGGISWTAGYPMTGCEMKRTAIYHTVTKAQEIGAIVRTNRMNNTEPIHDIAELTEGIIAFKGKVVDLHRDFGVEMTQGFSSGTITMEGIDEHKGSTARIVFQNEWLQLDINGIICSLPPDLIILLNPETGEAIRTDIIKYGYRGYVLLIPADTKLRTEKGIEVCGPEAFGLTHDYTPVEKLNEFTRING; via the coding sequence ATGTCTGTATACGATATTTTACGAGAGTGGAAAGTAACTGATTACACCGTTATTAAGACACAAGATTTAATTGATATTACCATGGGTTCGACCATTTTAGCAACAGGAGGGGGTGGAGACCCAGATATCGGTTACTTATGGGCACAAGAAATTTTAAATGATGCGAACGATATTGTACTCATAGAACCCGATGATGTACCTAATGATGCACTCGTCGCCTTCGTTGGTTGCCTTGGAGCACCTGTTGTATTAACTGAAAAGCCCCCAGGAGGCAAGGAGGTGTTTACAAGTTTAGAAACAATTTCACGCTACTTGAACCAACAAGTGCGTGCGATTATCCCCGCAGAAGCTGGTGGGGTGAATACGATTATTCCACTAGCAGTAGCTGGTGCACTAGGTATTCCAGTTATCAATGCGGATGGGATGGGGCGTGCATTTCCAGAGTTGCACATGACTTCTTTCTATATTGGAGGAATAAGTCCTTCGCCTGTAGCCGCTGCAAGCGAAAAAGGGCATGTCAGCTTAGTGCATTCTGATAACGGGAAAATTTCTGAAGGCATAATACGTAGTGCGGCCATGGCATATGGTGGGATTTCTTGGACGGCTGGTTATCCAATGACTGGTTGTGAAATGAAACGCACTGCAATTTATCACACAGTGACAAAAGCTCAAGAAATTGGCGCCATTGTACGTACCAATCGGATGAATAATACAGAGCCAATTCATGATATTGCTGAACTAACGGAAGGCATCATAGCGTTTAAAGGAAAAGTAGTAGATCTCCACCGTGATTTCGGTGTAGAGATGACACAAGGTTTTTCATCAGGGACAATAACGATGGAAGGTATTGATGAGCATAAAGGTTCTACTGCACGCATTGTTTTCCAAAATGAATGGTTACAATTAGATATTAATGGCATTATTTGTTCATTACCACCTGATTTAATTATCTTACTCAATCCAGAAACGGGAGAAGCGATACGCACAGATATCATTAAATATGGTTACCGTGGTTATGTGCTACTCATCCCTGCCGATACAAAACTAAGAACAGAAAAAGGTATTGAAGTTTGTGGACCAGAAGCTTTTGGTCTCACACACGATTATACACCAGTGGAAAAATTGAATGAGTTCACACGCATTAATGGGTGA
- a CDS encoding M24 family metallopeptidase — protein MQFDFQLRVKQFIQRMQQQEIDAIVLFNQSSIRYFTGFRSNSLTESVLIIEKDGTIAFLVPKLDYKRAVRDCWIDTIESFLEDTPDYLAPLRKMVKANWRTVGIERVGITMNHLDYVQSIFRGELRSIDDLITQQFKLKTPAEVTTLRKSAAIASLTMDAVKDYVAKNDNITEQEATGFAKYIMEKNGAELFSFEPFIMSGLDGALPRRISTDKVIAPHELILFDMGAIYQGYCSDITRTFALDSVNAEQQEIFDIALAAQQHAISAIKPGQSAHFIDSIARNFITENGYGEAFPHLTGHGIGVSIHEYPIVDQGEESMLEENMVITIEPGIYVDGIGAARIEDMILVTSEGCEVLTSSPRELLIR, from the coding sequence ATGCAATTTGATTTTCAATTGAGGGTAAAGCAATTCATCCAGCGTATGCAACAACAAGAGATTGATGCAATTGTGTTATTCAATCAAAGTAGCATTCGCTACTTTACGGGCTTTCGTTCTAATTCTTTGACCGAATCTGTATTGATTATAGAAAAAGATGGTACTATCGCATTTTTAGTACCAAAGCTTGATTACAAACGAGCAGTAAGAGACTGTTGGATTGATACTATAGAATCTTTTCTTGAAGATACACCTGACTATTTGGCTCCTTTACGAAAAATGGTCAAAGCAAATTGGCGTACTGTCGGTATCGAGAGAGTAGGCATTACAATGAATCACTTAGATTATGTGCAGTCAATTTTCCGTGGCGAACTTCGATCAATTGATGACCTAATCACCCAACAGTTTAAATTAAAGACACCAGCAGAAGTCACTACACTTCGAAAATCGGCAGCAATTGCCAGTCTAACAATGGATGCAGTGAAAGACTATGTAGCAAAAAATGATAACATAACAGAACAAGAAGCAACAGGATTTGCCAAATATATTATGGAGAAAAATGGTGCTGAATTATTTTCATTTGAGCCATTCATTATGTCTGGTCTAGACGGCGCATTGCCACGACGTATTTCTACAGACAAAGTAATTGCACCACACGAACTTATTTTGTTTGATATGGGCGCAATTTATCAAGGTTATTGTTCAGACATTACACGGACATTCGCACTTGATTCAGTAAATGCAGAACAACAAGAGATTTTCGACATTGCACTCGCAGCACAACAACATGCCATCTCGGCTATTAAACCAGGGCAAAGTGCGCATTTCATTGATTCGATTGCACGTAATTTTATTACAGAGAATGGCTATGGGGAAGCATTTCCTCATCTTACCGGCCATGGTATAGGAGTTAGTATCCATGAGTATCCAATTGTTGATCAAGGGGAAGAGAGTATGCTAGAAGAGAATATGGTTATAACAATTGAGCCAGGAATCTATGTAGATGGAATCGGTGCAGCGCGTATTGAAGATATGATTCTCGTTACAAGCGAAGGTTGTGAAGTGCTGACATCATCACCTAGAGAGCTACTCATTCGATGA